A window of Candidatus Palauibacter australiensis contains these coding sequences:
- a CDS encoding amidohydrolase family protein, which produces MNRRVLRALLFAAVLGVPHVAIAAAQEPAFDILLRGGRVLDGTGNPWFRADVGIRGGRIARVGDLVDAAADRVIELDGRYVVPGFIDIHSHADQGLDAEGDAGSEGARRRAAPNLVSQGITTVVINQDGGGPWPIADQRGRLESRGHGPNAALMVGHNTIRRMALGDDFMRPSTPAEVQRMTEMVEQGMAEGAYGLSAGLEYVPGIWSETSELFPLVDAAGRGGGIYIVHERSSGMTPMWFWPSQDDPGPPTMIQTVLEDIEVAERTGVTTVATHIKARGADFWGAGRALVDLIERARARGVPIFADQYPYNTTGSDGNTVLLPRWIFPGGGPGGRPGGQGTVDYAAVLRYALSDPERGERVRLDIAHEISRRGGPENLVIMDHPDETLVGRTVAELAAEWDAFPVEVAIRLQLEGDRARPGGARVRGFSLSEIDVEEFSAHPWLVTASDAGISLPGDGPVHARFYGTFPRKIKRYAMDLGILSAESAVRSMTSLPAQVMGLRDRGLIREGLVADIAVLDMDELQDNATFFEPHQYPSGVDYVLVGGTFVVDDGELTWALPGAVLTPEVGDAS; this is translated from the coding sequence ATGAACCGCAGAGTCCTTCGCGCGCTCCTTTTCGCCGCCGTCCTCGGTGTCCCGCACGTCGCGATCGCGGCCGCTCAGGAACCGGCCTTCGATATCCTGCTGCGCGGCGGCCGCGTCCTGGACGGCACGGGTAACCCATGGTTCCGCGCCGACGTGGGAATCCGCGGCGGGCGCATCGCCCGGGTCGGGGACCTGGTCGACGCCGCCGCCGACCGCGTGATCGAACTCGATGGCCGGTACGTCGTCCCCGGATTCATCGACATTCATTCGCACGCGGACCAGGGACTCGACGCCGAGGGAGACGCGGGTAGCGAGGGGGCGCGCCGCCGGGCCGCTCCCAACCTCGTGAGTCAGGGCATCACCACCGTCGTCATCAACCAGGACGGCGGCGGGCCGTGGCCGATCGCGGACCAACGCGGCCGCCTCGAGTCCCGCGGGCACGGGCCCAACGCGGCGCTCATGGTCGGGCACAACACGATCCGGCGCATGGCGCTCGGCGACGATTTCATGCGCCCGTCGACCCCGGCCGAGGTGCAGCGCATGACGGAGATGGTGGAGCAGGGAATGGCCGAGGGCGCTTACGGCCTCAGCGCGGGACTCGAGTACGTGCCGGGGATCTGGAGCGAAACCTCCGAACTGTTCCCGCTCGTCGATGCGGCGGGACGGGGAGGCGGCATCTACATCGTGCACGAACGCAGTTCCGGCATGACGCCGATGTGGTTCTGGCCGAGCCAGGACGATCCGGGACCGCCGACCATGATCCAGACGGTCCTCGAGGACATCGAAGTCGCGGAACGCACGGGCGTGACGACGGTGGCAACCCACATCAAGGCCCGCGGAGCGGATTTCTGGGGGGCGGGAAGGGCGCTCGTCGATCTGATCGAACGGGCCCGGGCGCGCGGCGTCCCGATCTTCGCGGACCAGTATCCCTACAACACGACGGGGAGCGACGGGAACACCGTGCTCCTCCCTCGCTGGATCTTCCCCGGCGGCGGACCGGGCGGGCGTCCGGGCGGCCAGGGGACGGTCGACTACGCCGCGGTGCTGCGGTATGCGCTCTCCGATCCGGAACGCGGTGAACGGGTCCGCCTCGATATCGCGCACGAGATCAGCCGCCGCGGCGGGCCCGAGAACCTCGTCATCATGGACCATCCCGACGAGACGCTGGTGGGCAGGACGGTGGCGGAGCTGGCGGCCGAATGGGACGCGTTCCCCGTTGAGGTGGCGATCCGGCTGCAACTGGAGGGCGACCGTGCGAGACCCGGCGGGGCGCGCGTGCGCGGGTTTTCCCTGTCGGAGATCGACGTCGAGGAGTTCTCGGCTCATCCGTGGCTCGTGACGGCATCCGACGCCGGCATCTCCCTCCCGGGCGACGGGCCGGTGCACGCGCGCTTCTACGGCACCTTCCCCCGCAAGATCAAGCGCTACGCGATGGATCTCGGCATCCTGTCCGCGGAGAGCGCGGTGCGCTCGATGACGAGCCTGCCGGCGCAGGTCATGGGGCTCCGGGACCGGGGTCTCATCCGTGAGGGACTGGTCGCGGACATCGCGGTGCTGGACATGGACGAACTTCAGGACAACGCGACCTTCTTCGAGCCGCACCAGTACCCATCGGGTGTGGACTACGTGCTGGTCGGCGGCACGTTCGTGGTCGACGACGGCGAGCTGACCTGGGCGCTGCCCGGCGCCGTCCTCACGCCGGAGGTGGGCGATGCGAGCTGA
- the hemE gene encoding uroporphyrinogen decarboxylase: MNDLLLRALARQPVERTPVWFMRQAGRSLPAYRELRRERGFLELVRDPEAAARVTRLPLEYFDVDALVLFMDLSTPFEAAGIEIELRAGVGPVPLPPWGGLADVDRLRPFEPREHLAFVLEAIRLLAADEERPIIGFVGAPFTLCSYLARGTRDSRLAQLRAFMLRSPALWDRLAGFWAEHLAEFAIAQHEAGAGAIQVFDSWCSVLDPHSYRTHVLPYSRRLLERLREKGVPSVHYGATHAAVAEAGGDAISVDWRTPLDEAWDVMGPERAIQGNLDPACILAGEEAARAGTRDVLRRAGGRPGHIFNLGHGLHPDSDPEVIAAVVDEVRRWKPPDEHR, from the coding sequence ATGAACGATCTCCTTCTGCGCGCGCTCGCGCGACAACCCGTGGAGCGGACGCCGGTGTGGTTCATGCGGCAGGCGGGACGCTCCCTCCCCGCCTATCGCGAACTCCGCCGGGAGCGCGGGTTCCTCGAACTCGTGCGCGATCCGGAAGCGGCGGCCCGGGTCACGCGACTCCCGCTCGAGTATTTCGACGTCGACGCGCTCGTCCTCTTCATGGATCTGTCGACGCCGTTCGAGGCCGCGGGGATCGAGATCGAACTGCGGGCCGGGGTCGGGCCCGTGCCCCTGCCCCCCTGGGGCGGCCTGGCGGATGTGGATCGCCTCCGCCCCTTCGAGCCGCGGGAACACCTCGCCTTCGTGCTCGAGGCGATCCGTCTCCTTGCCGCGGACGAGGAGCGTCCGATCATCGGCTTCGTGGGCGCCCCCTTCACCCTGTGCTCCTACCTCGCCCGCGGCACGCGCGACAGCCGACTCGCGCAGCTCAGGGCCTTCATGCTCCGCTCCCCGGCGCTCTGGGACCGGCTCGCGGGGTTCTGGGCGGAGCACCTGGCGGAGTTCGCGATCGCTCAGCACGAGGCCGGGGCGGGCGCGATCCAGGTGTTCGATTCCTGGTGCAGCGTCCTCGATCCTCACTCGTACCGGACCCATGTGCTTCCCTACTCCCGCCGCCTGCTGGAGCGGCTGCGCGAGAAGGGGGTCCCCAGCGTGCATTATGGCGCCACGCACGCCGCGGTGGCCGAGGCCGGGGGCGATGCGATCAGCGTCGATTGGCGCACGCCGCTCGACGAGGCGTGGGACGTCATGGGCCCGGAGCGCGCGATACAGGGCAATCTCGATCCGGCCTGTATCCTCGCGGGCGAGGAGGCGGCGCGGGCGGGGACGCGCGATGTGCTGCGGCGGGCGGGCGGGCGTCCCGGCCACATCTTCAACCTCGGGCACGGTCTCCACCCGGATTCCGACCCGGAGGTGATCGCCGCCGTGGTTGACGAGGTCCGCCGCTGGAAGCCGCCGGACGAGCACCGCTGA
- a CDS encoding acetyl-CoA C-acyltransferase yields MSPGSAFVLPGLRSPFAKLDRELSRLDGLALSAPVIQQTVAGDGGPGRDAAGRIDLFLWGAVIPSLTVSNWGREVWFDAGLDASVPAQGIVQACATSIAAATHGAGQVAAARADLVLCGGVESMSHTQIGLSPGLSRTIRRAGSAGSPPRMVRTLAGIRPRDLRISAPAVKERTTGKTMGRHAEEMAREWDISREAQDRFALASHEGATRDEGAFFRPLLVTPGTFPVDRDTLPRPGTSLEKLAALRPAFSRSGGTLTAGNSTPLTDGAAACWVASEAGLSSLPDSLPRARLLDWRQAAIDPDREGLLIAPALAIAELLHRHGLTLDDIGLWEFHEAFAAQVLCTVAALEDSGWLAARSPVKDGLGSFPRDRINPNGGSVALGHPFGATGARILSQTVLELADRPAGTRAIVSVCAAGGLGHVALLEAV; encoded by the coding sequence ATGAGCCCTGGATCCGCTTTCGTCCTCCCCGGCCTGCGCAGTCCGTTTGCGAAGCTCGACCGCGAACTCTCGCGCCTGGACGGTCTCGCGCTCTCCGCTCCGGTGATCCAGCAGACGGTGGCGGGGGACGGGGGCCCGGGCCGCGACGCGGCGGGCCGGATCGACCTCTTCCTGTGGGGCGCGGTCATCCCCTCGCTCACGGTGAGCAACTGGGGTCGGGAAGTCTGGTTCGACGCGGGGCTCGATGCGAGCGTCCCGGCCCAGGGCATCGTCCAGGCGTGCGCCACCTCGATCGCCGCCGCGACCCACGGCGCGGGCCAGGTGGCCGCGGCACGGGCGGACCTCGTGCTCTGCGGCGGCGTGGAGTCGATGAGCCACACGCAGATCGGTCTCTCGCCCGGACTCAGCCGGACGATCCGGCGCGCGGGGAGCGCGGGGAGCCCGCCGCGCATGGTGCGGACGCTGGCGGGGATTCGCCCTCGCGACCTCCGGATCTCGGCCCCTGCCGTGAAGGAGCGCACGACGGGGAAGACGATGGGACGGCACGCCGAGGAAATGGCGCGTGAATGGGACATCTCGCGCGAGGCCCAGGACCGTTTTGCGCTCGCGAGTCACGAGGGCGCCACCCGGGACGAGGGGGCGTTCTTCCGACCGCTGCTCGTCACGCCCGGCACCTTCCCGGTCGACCGCGATACCCTCCCGCGCCCCGGCACGTCGCTGGAGAAGCTCGCCGCCCTCCGCCCCGCCTTCTCCCGCTCCGGGGGGACGCTCACGGCGGGCAACTCGACCCCGCTCACGGATGGGGCCGCCGCGTGCTGGGTCGCGTCCGAGGCCGGGCTCTCCTCGCTCCCCGACTCCCTCCCCCGCGCGCGCCTGCTCGACTGGCGGCAGGCCGCGATCGATCCGGACCGGGAGGGGCTCCTCATCGCCCCGGCCCTCGCGATCGCCGAACTGCTGCATCGCCACGGGCTGACGCTGGATGACATCGGGCTGTGGGAGTTCCACGAGGCGTTCGCGGCGCAGGTCCTCTGCACGGTCGCGGCCCTCGAAGACTCCGGATGGCTCGCCGCGCGCTCCCCCGTGAAGGACGGCCTCGGCTCCTTCCCGCGCGACCGGATCAACCCCAACGGCGGCAGCGTCGCGCTCGGACACCCGTTCGGCGCCACCGGAGCGCGCATCCTCTCCCAGACGGTGCTCGAACTCGCCGACCGGCCGGCCGGCACGAGAGCCATCGTCAGCGTGTGCGCCGCGGGCGGCCTCGGCCACGTGGCGCTCCTCGAGGCCGTCTAA
- a CDS encoding TlpA disulfide reductase family protein, with protein MRADRMMGARSAVALVALIGLGCAPGDDASEAAGGAADRDLAASGAPDGVPSGAKPAPGNVFRTLDGGEARFDDLRGNVVVANLWGTWCLPCRDELPELVRLARAYSGRDVILLGLAVDSGTPEEIREFLADFGVEYRNWIIGMDDAVATFGAVGFPTTLVIDPEGWIRKEFLGPQTVASLTEEIEALLP; from the coding sequence ATGCGAGCTGACCGGATGATGGGCGCACGGAGTGCGGTTGCCCTCGTGGCGCTGATCGGGCTCGGGTGCGCCCCGGGCGACGATGCGTCCGAAGCGGCCGGCGGCGCGGCGGATCGCGACCTGGCCGCGAGCGGCGCCCCGGATGGGGTGCCCTCGGGGGCGAAGCCCGCGCCCGGCAACGTGTTTCGCACCCTCGACGGCGGCGAGGCCCGCTTCGACGACCTGCGGGGCAACGTGGTCGTCGCGAACCTCTGGGGCACCTGGTGCCTCCCCTGCCGCGACGAGTTGCCGGAACTCGTCCGGCTGGCCCGCGCGTACTCCGGACGGGACGTGATCCTCCTGGGGCTTGCCGTCGACTCCGGTACTCCCGAGGAGATCCGCGAATTCCTCGCGGACTTCGGCGTCGAATACCGGAACTGGATCATCGGGATGGACGATGCCGTCGCGACGTTCGGAGCTGTGGGCTTCCCCACCACGCTGGTCATCGACCCCGAGGGCTGGATCCGGAAGGAATTCCTCGGTCCCCAGACCGTCGCGTCGCTGACGGAGGAGATCGAGGCCCTCCTCCCCTGA
- the hemG gene encoding protoporphyrinogen oxidase: MRVGIIGGGITGLALTHALARRGVDSILFEGADDVGGVIRTSRDDGRVVELGPQRTRLSPPVRRLVDELELRAEILEARAGARLFVWARGRLRVVPHRPRGLLTGDLLSPAGRARAALEPLTGGIRPRESVARYFRRKAGREAYRRLFGPLVSATFGSDPETMPAARVLPMLLGPLGVKRSLLAAARRWQPAASPPAFTFRAGMATLPRAIARRHADRVRVATPVRELRRSGRRFEVGHGGPRPDCEVVDHVAIATPAPAAADLLRTVAPAAADRVAGLRYHRVAVVPLQVEIAPKGFGFQVALGERWHTRGVTWNASLFGRDGLCTAYLGGGLDPDVAAWDAARLQRTAAGEYEAIHGAAATPIRSARPRLPAYDGSWAALDGLDLPPGITLAAGYTGRLGISSRIAEAEAVAERLAART; the protein is encoded by the coding sequence ATGCGGGTCGGAATCATCGGTGGAGGGATCACGGGGTTGGCGCTCACGCACGCGTTGGCGCGGCGTGGCGTCGACTCGATCCTGTTCGAGGGAGCGGATGACGTCGGGGGGGTGATCCGTACCAGCCGCGACGACGGCCGGGTCGTCGAACTCGGCCCGCAGCGGACGCGCCTCTCGCCTCCGGTGCGGCGGCTTGTCGATGAACTGGAGCTTCGAGCGGAGATTCTGGAGGCGCGGGCCGGGGCGCGCCTGTTCGTATGGGCCCGCGGCCGCCTGAGGGTCGTGCCGCACCGGCCGCGCGGGCTCCTGACGGGGGACCTGCTCTCGCCGGCGGGGCGCGCCCGCGCCGCCCTCGAACCTCTCACCGGAGGGATTCGACCGCGCGAGTCCGTGGCCCGCTACTTTCGCCGCAAGGCCGGACGCGAGGCGTACCGCCGGCTCTTCGGTCCCCTCGTTTCCGCGACCTTCGGATCCGATCCGGAAACGATGCCGGCGGCGCGCGTGCTTCCCATGCTGCTCGGTCCGCTCGGCGTGAAGCGCAGCCTCCTCGCCGCGGCGAGACGCTGGCAGCCGGCCGCGTCCCCCCCGGCATTCACCTTCCGGGCGGGCATGGCTACGCTGCCGCGCGCCATTGCGCGCCGGCACGCGGATCGGGTTCGGGTCGCGACGCCGGTCCGCGAGTTGCGGCGCTCGGGCCGGCGGTTCGAGGTCGGCCACGGGGGCCCGCGCCCGGACTGCGAGGTCGTGGATCATGTGGCGATCGCGACGCCGGCGCCCGCCGCGGCGGACCTTCTGAGGACCGTCGCGCCTGCCGCGGCCGACCGCGTCGCCGGACTGCGGTATCACCGCGTCGCCGTAGTGCCGCTGCAGGTCGAGATCGCGCCGAAGGGGTTCGGGTTCCAGGTCGCGCTGGGAGAACGGTGGCATACGCGCGGCGTGACGTGGAACGCCTCGCTGTTCGGGCGCGACGGCCTCTGTACGGCCTATCTGGGCGGCGGTCTCGATCCCGACGTGGCCGCCTGGGACGCGGCCCGACTCCAGCGGACCGCGGCCGGCGAATACGAGGCGATCCATGGGGCGGCGGCAACGCCCATCCGTTCGGCCCGGCCGCGGCTCCCGGCGTATGACGGCTCGTGGGCGGCGCTGGACGGACTCGATCTTCCTCCCGGTATCACGCTGGCCGCCGGCTACACCGGACGGCTGGGCATATCGAGCCGGATCGCCGAAGCCGAGGCGGTGGCCGAGCGCCTCGCTGCGCGTACATAG
- a CDS encoding COX15/CtaA family protein has protein sequence MQSPPLQSGSPRHARIIAAWLLVGCALVAATLVVGGVTRLTGSGLSMVDWEPVSGVVPPMSAEGWEREFAAYRDSPEYRLVNRGMSLAEFKRIFWFEYAHRLLGRVIGLVFIIPFAVFLLRRMIPRPLIPRLLLLFALGGAQGLLGWWMVRSGLVDIPRVSPYRLTAHLALAVLVYALTLWTALSLLRPGAGDGAGDGDPGSAPGAGLRRGSAIVLGLAALTLLSGGFVAGLDAGLIYNTFPRMGNGWIPPDLFGASPWWLSPFEDRTTAQFNHRILAIVLLAGVTTLWWACVRCAPGVASTWAHAGFAAAWVQAALGVATLLLFVPISLAALHQANALVLFTALLGLTFELRRGVAGARLPARGR, from the coding sequence ATGCAATCGCCTCCTCTCCAGAGCGGATCGCCGCGCCACGCGCGGATCATCGCGGCCTGGCTCCTGGTCGGCTGCGCGCTCGTCGCGGCGACGCTCGTCGTCGGCGGCGTGACCCGCCTGACCGGATCGGGCCTCTCCATGGTCGACTGGGAGCCGGTGAGCGGCGTCGTTCCTCCGATGAGCGCCGAGGGCTGGGAGCGCGAGTTCGCCGCCTATCGCGATTCACCGGAATACCGGCTCGTTAACCGGGGGATGTCGCTGGCCGAGTTCAAGCGCATCTTCTGGTTCGAGTACGCGCACCGGCTCCTGGGGCGCGTGATCGGCCTCGTCTTCATCATCCCCTTCGCGGTCTTCCTCCTGCGGCGGATGATCCCCCGGCCCCTCATCCCCCGCCTCCTGCTCCTGTTCGCGCTGGGCGGCGCGCAGGGGCTGCTCGGCTGGTGGATGGTGCGGAGCGGGCTCGTCGACATCCCCCGCGTGAGCCCCTACCGGCTGACCGCGCATCTCGCGCTCGCCGTGCTCGTTTACGCCCTCACGCTCTGGACCGCGCTCTCGCTGCTGCGCCCCGGGGCGGGAGACGGGGCGGGAGACGGCGACCCCGGGTCCGCACCGGGCGCCGGTCTTCGACGGGGATCCGCCATCGTGCTCGGCCTCGCCGCGCTCACCCTGCTCTCGGGCGGCTTTGTGGCGGGCCTGGACGCGGGGCTCATCTACAACACGTTCCCGAGGATGGGGAACGGCTGGATCCCGCCCGATCTCTTCGGGGCGAGCCCCTGGTGGCTGAGCCCCTTCGAGGACCGGACGACGGCGCAGTTCAACCACCGCATCCTCGCCATCGTCCTGCTCGCGGGCGTCACGACGCTCTGGTGGGCCTGCGTGCGGTGCGCCCCCGGGGTGGCGAGCACGTGGGCGCACGCGGGGTTCGCGGCGGCATGGGTTCAGGCGGCGCTGGGGGTCGCGACGCTGCTGCTCTTCGTCCCCATCTCCCTGGCGGCGCTCCACCAGGCGAACGCGCTCGTCCTCTTCACCGCGCTCCTGGGCCTGACCTTCGAACTCCGGCGCGGGGTTGCCGGTGCGCGGCTGCCGGCGCGCGGACGTTGA
- a CDS encoding ABC transporter transmembrane domain-containing protein, with protein sequence MSDSGARISMFALQRLAPRLRAHRPALVGAGICLLLSTAIGLAFPLIVRYLMDAAFGEGDPALLGAIALGLLGLFALQGVFNFGETYWLGATGERVVTQLRDELFSRLVGLSPGFHAGRTSGELTSRLASDCSTLQQIMGHQIAELVRQVLFLIGAVILLTLLHWQLMLTTLTVAPVVVLAGFALGRLLRRRSTEVQDRLAAAHAVADEAFGQIEVVQGFVREEWEAARYRAGIAAALEAALSRAVVRAVLFGVLTVVAFGGIVAVLWQGGRLVLAAQITAGQLVSFLLYAFSVAAAIMALASLWGSYQEAQGAARRVFDLLDRDSEILDPETPESLAGAGPPKIAFEGVSFRYGEDEPWALEGIEATIAPGEIVALVGPSGAGKTTFASLIPRFWDPTEGSVRVRGTDVRACGVADLRSRVGIVPQDHPLFAGTIGENIAYGRPHADQPAIEAAAAAAHAREFIERLPEGYDTRVGERGVRLSGGQRQRIAIARVLLKEPEILILDEATSGLDAESEALVEEALRLASAGRTTVIIAHRLRTVRRAHRLFVLDRGRLVDSGPHDALIDRCELYARLYEGQRLA encoded by the coding sequence ATGTCGGACTCCGGAGCACGCATTTCGATGTTCGCCCTCCAGCGGCTCGCCCCGAGATTGCGGGCCCACCGACCGGCGCTCGTGGGGGCCGGGATCTGCCTCCTCCTGAGCACCGCGATCGGGCTCGCCTTCCCCCTCATCGTCCGCTACCTGATGGACGCGGCCTTCGGTGAGGGCGACCCCGCCCTGCTGGGCGCGATCGCGCTCGGACTGCTGGGGCTCTTCGCGCTCCAGGGCGTGTTCAACTTCGGAGAGACTTACTGGCTGGGGGCGACGGGCGAGCGGGTCGTGACGCAGTTGCGCGACGAACTCTTCTCCAGGCTGGTGGGGCTCTCCCCCGGCTTCCACGCGGGCCGCACCAGCGGCGAACTCACGTCGAGGCTGGCCTCCGACTGTTCGACGCTCCAGCAGATCATGGGGCACCAGATCGCCGAACTCGTGCGACAGGTGCTCTTCCTCATCGGCGCCGTGATCCTGCTCACGCTGCTTCACTGGCAACTGATGCTGACGACGCTGACCGTCGCCCCCGTGGTCGTCCTCGCGGGCTTTGCCCTCGGCCGCCTCCTGCGGCGGCGGAGCACCGAGGTGCAGGACCGTCTCGCCGCCGCGCACGCGGTTGCGGACGAGGCCTTCGGCCAGATCGAAGTCGTGCAGGGGTTCGTGCGGGAGGAGTGGGAGGCGGCCCGCTACCGGGCCGGGATCGCCGCGGCCCTCGAGGCGGCGCTCTCGCGGGCGGTGGTGCGGGCGGTCCTCTTCGGCGTGCTCACGGTGGTCGCCTTCGGCGGCATCGTAGCCGTCCTGTGGCAGGGCGGGCGGCTCGTGCTCGCGGCGCAGATCACGGCGGGACAGCTCGTATCGTTCCTCCTCTACGCCTTCTCCGTCGCGGCGGCGATCATGGCGCTCGCTTCCCTGTGGGGCTCCTACCAGGAGGCGCAGGGCGCCGCGCGCCGCGTGTTCGACCTCCTCGACCGCGACAGCGAGATCCTGGACCCGGAAACCCCGGAATCGCTCGCGGGAGCGGGACCGCCTAAGATCGCCTTCGAGGGCGTCTCGTTCCGGTACGGCGAGGACGAACCGTGGGCCCTGGAAGGGATCGAAGCGACGATCGCCCCCGGCGAGATCGTCGCCCTCGTGGGGCCGAGCGGCGCCGGGAAGACGACCTTCGCGTCACTCATCCCGCGCTTCTGGGATCCGACCGAGGGGAGCGTGCGCGTGCGCGGGACCGACGTACGGGCCTGCGGCGTCGCGGACCTGAGATCGCGGGTCGGCATCGTGCCGCAGGACCACCCGCTTTTCGCCGGCACGATCGGGGAGAACATCGCCTACGGGCGGCCGCACGCGGACCAACCGGCGATCGAGGCGGCGGCCGCGGCGGCGCACGCGCGCGAGTTCATCGAGCGGCTGCCGGAGGGCTACGACACGCGGGTCGGCGAGCGCGGGGTCCGGCTCTCGGGCGGGCAGCGTCAGCGGATCGCGATCGCCCGCGTCCTCCTCAAGGAGCCCGAGATCCTCATCCTGGACGAGGCGACGAGCGGTCTGGACGCCGAAAGCGAGGCGCTGGTCGAGGAAGCGCTACGGCTCGCCTCCGCGGGGCGCACGACCGTCATCATTGCCCACCGCCTGCGCACGGTGCGACGCGCCCACCGGCTCTTCGTCCTGGATCGGGGACGGCTGGTGGACAGCGGCCCGCACGACGCCCTCATCGACCGCTGCGAACTCTACGCCCGCCTCTACGAGGGCCAGCGACTCGCCTGA